TGAAGACGAAACGCCCCTCGAAGCGCGCGTCCCGCTCGCAGACTGCCTGCCAGCAGCGCTCAGGGTTCAGCTCGATGCTCATCATGGTGTGTCTCCACGGAATGGGGCGATGGGGGAATTGTCTGTCCGACGCTGCGGGCGGGCAATCCGCATCGCGTTTTCAAACTGCGGACTACGCTTGCCGATGTCCGACTTCAGAGAGCGTTGCCTTGCTTCGATTCTGCTTCTGTTACCTGCTGCTCGCCCTGCTGTATGTCCCGGCGCACGCGGCGAGCCTTGCGTTGACCGATCAGGAGCGGGCCGTCATCAGCGCCCACGAACCGATCCGCGTCGGGCTGTTCCGCGCCGGCTGGCCGCCGTTCGAGGTGATCGACGAGTTCGACCAGTTCCACGGTATCAGCGCCGACTACCTGCAACTGATTTCCGAACGGTTGGGCATGCAGGTCCGGCCGGTGATCTACAACACCTGGGACGACGTGCTCGCCGCCGTGCACGCCGGCGAGGTGGACCTGGTGCCGTCGGTGGCGATGACCGACGAGCGCAAGCGCTTCCTCAGCTTCAGCCAGCCGTACCTGTTGACCAGCAGCCTGATCTTCGCCCGGCGCGACAGTACCATCCGCACGCTCGACGACCTGTCCGGGCGGCGGGTGGCGGTGGAGCAGGGCTATGCCGTGCAGGAGTTGCTGGCGAAGGCCGTGCCCGGCGTGGTCTTCGTGGTCAGCGAGGATTCGGCCGGCGCCCTGAAGGCGGTGTCCATCGGCAGGGCCGATGCCTATGTCGGCAACCTGATCACCTCCAGCTACCTGATCGAGCAACTGAGCCTGAGCAACCTGGAAGTCCGCGGCGACAGCGGCCTGGGCAACAGCCAGGTGCGTTTCGCCGTGCGCAAGGCGCTGGAGCCGCTGGTGCCGCTGCTCGACCGCGCCCTGGGTGACATCAGCCGCGGCGAGCAGGAGGACATCCAGGCGCGCTGGCTGCCGTCGCTGGACGTGTTCGACTGGATGCACCTGCTGCAGATCGCCTGGCCCTGGGTGGTGGGTGTGCTCGCCCTGCTGGCCTTCGTGCTGGTGTGGAACCGGCGGCTGTCCATCCAGGTCGCCGAGCGCGCCCGCGCCGAAGCCGAGGAGCGCCGCCAGCGCAGTACTCTGCTGGCGCTGATCAACGCCATTCCCGACCCGATCTGGTTCAAGGACACCCAGGGTCGCTACCTGGGGGTCAACCAGGCGTTCGCCGACTGCCTGGGGCGGCTCCCGGAGGAGATCGTCGGGCGTAGCGACCGCCAGCTGTTCAGCCGCGCCGCCGGCGCCGGCCGGCACGAGCGCGACCAGCAGGCGCTGACCGGCAGCGAGCCGTACGCCAGCGAGGGCTGGGTGATCTATCCGGATGGTCGCCAGGTACTGTTCGATACCCTGCGCAGCGCCTTCCATGACGACCGCGGACGCCTGCTGGGACTGGTCGGCGTGAGCCGCGACGTCACTGCGCGCAAGTCCACCGAGGTCGCGCTGGCCCAGGCCCGCGATCTCGCCGAGGAAGCCGCGCAGCTCAAGAGCGACTTCCTCGCCAACATGAGTCACGAAATCCGCACGCCGATGAATATCATCATCGGCCTTGCCCACCTGTTGCAGGAAACCACCCTGGATCAGCAGCAACTGGACTACCTGGGCAAGATCCAGGGTTCGGGCCAGTACCTGCTGGAGCTGATCAGCGACATCCTCGACCTGTCGCGGGTGGAGGCCGGCAGGCTGGAGTTCGAGCGCATCGCATTCGACCTCGAACGCCTGCTCGGCGAGCTGTTCGACCTGCTCAGCATCCGCGCGGCGGGCAAGGGACTGGCGGTGCGTTGCCAGATCGACCCGAGGGTGCCGGCCCAGGTGGTCGGCGACTCGCTGCGCCTGCGGCAGATCCTGATGAACTACGCCAACAACGCGCTGAAGTTCACCGAGCGCGGCGAGCTGGAGCTGATCGTCGACCTGGAGCACGAAGACGAGGACAGCCTGCAGCTGTACTTCGGTCTGCGCGATACCGGCATCGGCATCTCCGCGACGCAGCAGGACCGCCTGTTCGAGTCGTTCCGCCAGGCTGACAGCTCGATTACCCGACGCTACGGCGGCTCGGGGCTGGGGCTGGCGATCTGCAAGCACCTG
This Pseudomonas sp. ATCC 13867 DNA region includes the following protein-coding sequences:
- a CDS encoding ATP-binding protein, producing MLRFCFCYLLLALLYVPAHAASLALTDQERAVISAHEPIRVGLFRAGWPPFEVIDEFDQFHGISADYLQLISERLGMQVRPVIYNTWDDVLAAVHAGEVDLVPSVAMTDERKRFLSFSQPYLLTSSLIFARRDSTIRTLDDLSGRRVAVEQGYAVQELLAKAVPGVVFVVSEDSAGALKAVSIGRADAYVGNLITSSYLIEQLSLSNLEVRGDSGLGNSQVRFAVRKALEPLVPLLDRALGDISRGEQEDIQARWLPSLDVFDWMHLLQIAWPWVVGVLALLAFVLVWNRRLSIQVAERARAEAEERRQRSTLLALINAIPDPIWFKDTQGRYLGVNQAFADCLGRLPEEIVGRSDRQLFSRAAGAGRHERDQQALTGSEPYASEGWVIYPDGRQVLFDTLRSAFHDDRGRLLGLVGVSRDVTARKSTEVALAQARDLAEEAAQLKSDFLANMSHEIRTPMNIIIGLAHLLQETTLDQQQLDYLGKIQGSGQYLLELISDILDLSRVEAGRLEFERIAFDLERLLGELFDLLSIRAAGKGLAVRCQIDPRVPAQVVGDSLRLRQILMNYANNALKFTERGELELIVDLEHEDEDSLQLYFGLRDTGIGISATQQDRLFESFRQADSSITRRYGGSGLGLAICKHLAEAMGGSVGVESEAGQGSLFWCRLPMGRVDDALEVNLDSISHAAPPLPALPAAEAAPLPEPSGDRVEIERVCRRLAQLLAADDPRAGRLLGERASLLRSVFNEGYEGIATNVRRFEFERALENLVNLARERDIRI